A genomic stretch from Canis lupus baileyi chromosome 27 unlocalized genomic scaffold, mCanLup2.hap1 SUPER_27_unloc_5, whole genome shotgun sequence includes:
- the LOC140629651 gene encoding nebulin-like: protein MSLMHAKNQKHLASNRLYKSVYEKNKMRIHIVPDMVEMVTAKESQKKGSEIDYCLHLCEWICHPDLQVNSHIRKVTDQIYSNIVYKDDLSWLKGIGCYISDIPEILHAKHAYVLCNHIKYKSHTQKTRNGYKLVTDTQVYVQAVKSGKQLSDAIYHHDYMDSVRGKVAATMKTMELDGPFMHTSSRVSIILSSSIHVYGQLYHRLKDKIHTTPDTPEIRQVKKTQEAVSELIYKSDFFKMQGHVISLPYTPQVIRCRYVGDITSDV from the exons ATGTCCCTGATGCATGCTAAGAACCAGAAGCATCTGGCTAGCAAT CGCCTATATAAATCAGTTTATGAAAAGAACAAGATGAGAATCCACATCGTGCCTGACATGGTGGAGATGGTTACTGCTAAGGAATCTCAGAAGAAAGGCAGTGAGATTGATTACTGCCTACACCTCTGTGAGTGGATTTGCCACCCTGACTTGCAAGTCAACAGCCACATCAGGAAAGTCACAGATCAGATCTACAGCAAC ATTGTATACAAGGATGACCTCAGCTGGCTAAAGGGCATTGGATGCTACATCTCGGACATTCCTGAAATTCTTCATGCCAAGCATGCTTATGTTCTATGTAACCAT ATCAAGTACAAATCTCACACACAGAAGACCAGGAATGGCTACAAGTTGGTCACAGACACACAAGTCTATGTGCAGGCTGTGAAAAGTGGGAAACAACTGAGTGAT GCCATCTACCACCATGACTACATGGATAGCGTCAGAGGCAAGGTGGCTGCAACTATGAAAACCATGGAACTGGATGGGCCCTTCATGCACACAAGCTCCAGAGTGAG catcatactctccagttccatccacgtgtaTGGACAATTGTACCACAGACTGAAAGACAAGATTCACACAACTCCTGATACACCTGAAATCCGCCAAGTCAAGAAGACACAAGAGGCTGTCAGTGAG TTGATCTACAAATCAGACTTCTTCAAGATGCAAGGCCACGTGATCTCACTGCCTTACACACCCCAAGTGATCCGTTGCCGCTACGTGGGAGACATCACCAGTGAC gtctAA